The Acidobacteriota bacterium genome segment TTCCGGAACGGAAGAGGAATTGGTGGTTCAGCAAACGGTCTTTACAAAGCGTGGATGCGACCGCGTAATCCGCTATGCATTCAACCTGGCACGGACGCGGAAGAAGCACGTGACCTCAGCGACCAAGTCGAACGGAATTGTTTTTACGATGCCATTTTGGGATGAGCGCTTCGCGGAGATTCGATCTGAGTTCCCCGATGTGGAGGCGGACCAATTTCACGTAGACATCCTGTCGGCCCATTTTGTACAACGTCCAAATCGGTTCGATGTCGTAGTCGGATCAAACCTCTTCGGGGACATCCTCTCTGATCTCGGCGCGGCGGTTGTGGGCTCGATCGGCATTGCGCCTTCTGCAAACCTGAATCCGGAACGTGAATTTCCGTCGATGTTCGAACCCGTACATGGATCGGCTCCTGATATTGCCGGCAAGCGAATCGCGAATCCCATCGCCCAGATTTCCTCCGGAGCCATGATGCTCGAGCATCTCGGGGAAAGCGCTGCAGCGCAAGAGATCGAACGCGCTGTAGCAAAAGTGCTCGCTGAGCGCGGACCGAAGACTCCGGATCTTGGTGGGAACGCAACCACGACTGAAGTCGGGAAGACGATCGCGGCAGAGATCTCAGTTTTTCAGCGGACCGAAGTGATTCGTTAGCCCAAAGAACAGGAAATCCGGCCATCAGATTTCCCGAGCAGAAAAATTCAAATTACGGACAGAAGTATGACTATCCTCCTCCCATGAGGAGAGTCTAACTCGCAGTCCCTCAAGGCGAGGGCGAGGAGTGCTTTCCGTCGTCTGCAAGGGGACGCTCTCAAAGTTAAAGTGGCGGGGGCATGAATGCTGGCAGATTTGCGTGACGCGGTGCGGCAGCTGCGCAAGGCACCTGGATTTACGACGACAGCTCTGATCACACTGGCGCTAGGAATCGGAGCGACGACGGCGATCTTTACGCTGGTGCACCAGGTAATGCTGAAGTCGCTGCCGGTGACCAAGCCGGGTGAGCTGTGGCGGATCGGAGATAAAGATCGCTGCTGCAACTGGGGCGGCTATACCCAGGGTGACGAGGGAGACTTTGCCTTGTTCTCGTGGGAGGCGTACCAGCATTTTCGCGCGCACACGCCAGAGTTCGTCGACTTGGCAGCACTGCAGGCCGGCAATGCGCAGCTTGGCGTCCGCCGAGTGGGATCGCTGGCGCCCGTGGACACGCGTAATGGCGAGTATGTCTCTGGGAATTTCTTCAGGACCCTTGGCATCCAGCCCTGGATTGGCCGCGTGTTGACCGACGAGGATGATAAAGAGGGTGCGCCGCCGGTGGCGGTGATGAGCTACCGCATATGGCACGACAAGTACGGATCTGATCGGTCTGTGGTCGGAGCCGGCTACCAGATTAATGGGCACCCGTTCACGGTGATTGGCGTGGCTCCGCCCGGATTTTTCGGAGCGAAGCTGGCCGGGTGGGGCATGCCGGATTTTTGGCTGCCAGTGACCACTAGGTTGTTGATCGATGGGCCGACGTCAGGGCTGAAGCGGCCACAGAACAACTTCCTGGATCTGCTGGGAAGAGTGCGTCCGGGGGTAGACCCCAAGTCGCTCGAGGCAAAGCTGAGGGTGGAATTCCATAACTGGCTGGCCAGCCACCTTCCCGATATGGAACCCGGCGAGAAGGCACTCTGGCAGCAGCAAACGCTGCATCTGGTTCCCGGCGGCGCTGGAGTGACCGCGCTTCGAAGCGAGTATCAGGATGGACTGAAGCTGCTGCTGATTGCTGCCGGATGTGTACTGCTGGTCGCGTGCGGGAATCTAGCGAATCTGATGCTGGCGCGCGGGTTGAAGGATCGCGCGCAAACCTCAATCCGAGTGGCGCTGGGCGCGTCGCGAGCGCGAATTGTGCGCAAATCGTTAGTCGAGTGCGTCATGCTCTCAGCGATCGGTGGGGTCCTGGGCATCGGCGTGGCGTACGCGGGAACAAGGTTGATGCTGCATCTGGCTTTCGCGAACGGCGGCCGCGATAACTTCGTACCCATCAGCGCGACTCCCTCGTTGCCTGTCTTGCTGTTTACGCTGGGCATATCCGTTCTGACGGGAATCGTTTTCGGGACAGCGCCGGCATGGGTGACTTCGCAGGCTGATCCGGTCGAGGCGCTTCGCGGGGCAAACCGTTCGGTGGGAGGCGGCCGCTCGTGGGCGCAGAAGTCCCTGGTCATCGCGCAGGGCGCGATCTCCGTGGTGCTGCTGTCCGCGGCGGCTCTGCTCGGCCAGAGCCTGCGGAACCTGGAGCACCAGAACTTTGGATTCGAGATGCGGAGCCGGTACATCGCATGGATCAATCCCACTTTGGGAAATTACAAGCCCGAACAGATGGAACCGCTGTTTCGACACATAAACGATCGCGTGCGGCAGATTCCAGGGGTGCGGATGGTCACGGAGGCGCTCTATGCCCCGATGTCGGGCGATAGCTGGAACAATGGCGTTCACATCGAAGGCCGGCCTGAACCGCCGCCGAAGGAAGACACGAGCTCGGGCTTTGCCCGGGTCACACCGGACTTCTTTGAGACGATCGGCGCCAAAATTGTGCTGGGCCGTCCCATCACAGAAGAGGACACCGCGGCGACACGGAACATAGCCGTGATCAATGAAGCCTTTGCCAAGAAGTTCTTCAAAGACCAGAACCCCATCGGGCAGCATTTCGGACCCGGCAAGATCAAGTATTCCGCGACCTACGAAATCGTTGGAGTCTCGCGGGACATCCGCTACATGACGTGGGGCTACAAAAAGCCCGTGGGCCCGATGTTCTGGGTGCCGGAGGCGCAGAGTGCGCAGTACGACGATCCAGCGTACGCGAGTGGAGACAGCTGGTCGCACTACTTGAACAACATTGTGATCTGGACGCCGGGAGATCCGCCGGGAATGGAAGACCGCGTGCGCAAGGCGCTGGCGAGCGTCGATCCCAATTTTGTTCTCTACGGTGTTGATCCATATGAGCAGGTCGTTAGCGGTCAGTTCCAGCAGGAAAATATGATCGCGACATTGACCTCGCTCTTCGGTGTGCTTGGGTTGATCCTTGCTGCGGTTGGACTATATGGAGTGCTGGCGTACATGGTGGAACAGCGGACGAGCGAGATTGGTCTTCGCATGGCGCTGGGCGCGGATCGCGGGCAGGTCACAAGAATGGTGCTGCGCGGCGCCTTCATGCAGATCGGCATTGGGCTGGCAATTGGCATTCCCGCAGCGATTGGCGCCGGCAGGCTGATGACGACTCAGTTGTTCGGCGTTATGCCATGGGACCCGATCATGCTCGCACTGGCTGTGCTGACGCTCGGATTGGCCGCAGTGCTGGCGTCGGCAATCCCGGCGCGGCGTGCTGCAGGCGTGGAACCGATGGTGGCTCTGCGGAACGCGTAATCGCTGATGCGCACATGGTTAGTTCGTTAGGCCTGGCCAAAATGGGACGGTCAACCAAGGACAGGGTGACAGTTTCTCTAGCAGTACAAAGCGACCAGTCGGGAGAGGCGGAACCTCTTCCAATCCGCGAATGTTTCATAGAACTCACTTGTGCCCCGGAACAGCGGGAAAGTTGGGGCAGCCCCTGCTTGGAACTGAAATGGGAATTACAAAAGGACGGGGCAGCCAGGGTCTGTATAAGTCGCCAGCTGGGACAACCTTCTCACCCTTGGTGATGAATGACAGCTTTTTCTCCAGCAACTTGAGTCAACGCAAGCTAACAGTTTGAGAGTACGTGAGTCTAACGCTCCTGACGCAGCCCCACAGCCCAGGTGCTCCCATGAAAATCGCAACCCTTCTCTTTATTGTCCTGACAGCCACCTTTTCCTTCACACAGGAAACATCCGAACTGGCCACTCCTCCGAACGGCGACGAGGAGCGCGCGGAGGTCTCACAGTGGGTCGGCCCCGTCAAGATTTCCATTGAGTACCACAGCCCGCACGTTCACAATCCCGCGGCCAACGATCGCACAGGACACATCTGGGGTGAGTTAGTGCATTACGGCTTTGTGGACGAAGGCTTTGGGCCGAGTCAGAGTACGCCGTGGCGCGCGGGTGCGAATGAGACTACGACCATCACGCTCTCGGAGGACGTAAAGGTTGATGGCAAGGATCTCAAGGCGGGCACGTACGCCCTTTTTCTCGACGTGGAAAAATCCGGTCCTTCGTTCTGGATACTTAACCGCCATCTGGGCTGGGGAAGCTTCCAGTACGACGCCAAAGACGACGTGCTTCGCGTTCCCACACAATTGGAAGATGCTCCCTTCACCGAATTTCTCACCTACGGCTTCGACGAGCGACATCCGGATTCAGCTGTCGCATTCCTGCAATGGGAGAAGAAACGAATTCCGTTGAAGATCGAGGTGC includes the following:
- a CDS encoding tartrate dehydrogenase: MKRYNIAVIEGDGIGHEVVPEGLRVLEAAGRKFDFGFVWKHFDWSCERFVKTGRMMPEDGLDQLRNSDAIFLGAVGFPSVPDHVSLWGLLIPIRRGFQQYVNLRPAKLLQGIESPVKNFKPGDIDFCVVRENNEGEYSQIGGRLYSGTEEELVVQQTVFTKRGCDRVIRYAFNLARTRKKHVTSATKSNGIVFTMPFWDERFAEIRSEFPDVEADQFHVDILSAHFVQRPNRFDVVVGSNLFGDILSDLGAAVVGSIGIAPSANLNPEREFPSMFEPVHGSAPDIAGKRIANPIAQISSGAMMLEHLGESAAAQEIERAVAKVLAERGPKTPDLGGNATTTEVGKTIAAEISVFQRTEVIR
- a CDS encoding permease gives rise to the protein MLADLRDAVRQLRKAPGFTTTALITLALGIGATTAIFTLVHQVMLKSLPVTKPGELWRIGDKDRCCNWGGYTQGDEGDFALFSWEAYQHFRAHTPEFVDLAALQAGNAQLGVRRVGSLAPVDTRNGEYVSGNFFRTLGIQPWIGRVLTDEDDKEGAPPVAVMSYRIWHDKYGSDRSVVGAGYQINGHPFTVIGVAPPGFFGAKLAGWGMPDFWLPVTTRLLIDGPTSGLKRPQNNFLDLLGRVRPGVDPKSLEAKLRVEFHNWLASHLPDMEPGEKALWQQQTLHLVPGGAGVTALRSEYQDGLKLLLIAAGCVLLVACGNLANLMLARGLKDRAQTSIRVALGASRARIVRKSLVECVMLSAIGGVLGIGVAYAGTRLMLHLAFANGGRDNFVPISATPSLPVLLFTLGISVLTGIVFGTAPAWVTSQADPVEALRGANRSVGGGRSWAQKSLVIAQGAISVVLLSAAALLGQSLRNLEHQNFGFEMRSRYIAWINPTLGNYKPEQMEPLFRHINDRVRQIPGVRMVTEALYAPMSGDSWNNGVHIEGRPEPPPKEDTSSGFARVTPDFFETIGAKIVLGRPITEEDTAATRNIAVINEAFAKKFFKDQNPIGQHFGPGKIKYSATYEIVGVSRDIRYMTWGYKKPVGPMFWVPEAQSAQYDDPAYASGDSWSHYLNNIVIWTPGDPPGMEDRVRKALASVDPNFVLYGVDPYEQVVSGQFQQENMIATLTSLFGVLGLILAAVGLYGVLAYMVEQRTSEIGLRMALGADRGQVTRMVLRGAFMQIGIGLAIGIPAAIGAGRLMTTQLFGVMPWDPIMLALAVLTLGLAAVLASAIPARRAAGVEPMVALRNA